Proteins found in one Elusimicrobiota bacterium genomic segment:
- a CDS encoding Lrp/AsnC family transcriptional regulator yields MIAFVLVKLAAGLEQKVLSQIRQVKGVQEVYLTFGGWDAIITAEADTLDKLSGLVVREVRAIHGVQTTETLVTTNI; encoded by the coding sequence ATGATCGCTTTCGTGCTGGTCAAACTGGCCGCAGGCTTGGAGCAAAAAGTTCTTTCCCAAATCCGGCAGGTCAAAGGCGTGCAGGAAGTTTATTTGACCTTCGGCGGATGGGACGCCATCATCACGGCGGAAGCCGATACGCTCGATAAACTCTCCGGTCTCGTGGTGCGCGAAGTGCGCGCCATCCACGGCGTGCAAACCACGGAAACGTTGGTGACGACAAACATATAA
- a CDS encoding Fic family protein, which translates to MDINAFQKSSSGRLHKASAGYWYFAPNPLPPQKMPDFKGELLAAISAADRELGHLRGLIEFLPNPDLIMAPYVRREAVLSSKIEGTRSSLSDLFYYEASGESKDIEDVREVLNYVHALKEGMAGLKRLPLSLRLVREIHKVLMRGVRGDIATPGELRRSQNWIGRPGSALETATYVPPPAEEMHDCLSDWEKFLHLRDDLPILVKCGLMHYQFEAIHPFLDGNGRVGRLLISLYLFERGHLPHPALYLSGFFEKYRREYYDGLLSVSQRGDWAGWLAYFLNGVATQSGLAVQCAKRLLKLHEDYLKKISQDKNKKRLTILIDELFKNPYITLKRSSELTKAAFNTAKADMAYLSRLGFVKEITGQRRNRVFCAGEVLKSIESGE; encoded by the coding sequence ATGGACATAAACGCCTTCCAGAAAAGCTCTAGCGGCCGGCTTCATAAGGCTTCTGCAGGTTATTGGTATTTTGCTCCCAATCCTTTGCCGCCTCAAAAAATGCCGGACTTTAAGGGAGAACTTTTGGCGGCCATTTCAGCGGCGGATAGGGAACTTGGCCATTTGCGCGGCCTCATTGAGTTTTTACCTAATCCTGACTTAATTATGGCGCCTTATGTAAGGCGCGAAGCGGTTCTAAGCTCCAAAATCGAAGGAACGCGATCGTCCCTTTCCGACCTTTTTTATTACGAGGCATCCGGCGAATCTAAGGACATTGAAGACGTGCGTGAAGTCTTGAATTACGTCCATGCTCTCAAAGAGGGCATGGCAGGCTTAAAGCGCCTGCCCTTATCCTTACGACTGGTTCGCGAAATCCATAAGGTTTTAATGCGGGGCGTACGCGGCGATATAGCTACCCCCGGGGAGTTGCGCAGGAGCCAGAATTGGATTGGACGGCCAGGCAGCGCTTTGGAAACAGCGACCTATGTGCCGCCCCCGGCAGAAGAAATGCACGATTGTCTTTCGGATTGGGAGAAATTTTTGCATCTTCGGGATGATTTACCTATTCTTGTTAAATGCGGCTTGATGCACTATCAATTCGAAGCTATCCATCCCTTTTTGGATGGCAACGGGCGTGTGGGCAGGCTTTTAATTTCGCTTTATTTATTCGAACGTGGGCATCTTCCCCATCCAGCTCTCTACTTGAGCGGTTTTTTTGAAAAGTACCGCCGTGAGTATTACGATGGGCTTCTTTCCGTTAGCCAACGCGGGGATTGGGCGGGGTGGCTGGCTTATTTCTTAAATGGGGTGGCGACACAGTCCGGCCTGGCCGTTCAATGCGCTAAACGGCTCCTTAAGCTTCATGAGGATTACTTGAAAAAAATATCCCAAGATAAAAACAAAAAACGACTGACAATACTTATCGATGAACTTTTTAAAAATCCCTACATTACGCTTAAAAGAAGTTCCGAACTGACTAAGGCAGCCTTTAATACCGCAAAAGCGGACATGGCCTATTTAAGCCGCTTAGGGTTCGTTAAAGAGATTACCGGCCAACGGCGCAATAGGGTGTTTTGTGCCGGGGAAGTATTAAAAAGCATTGAATCCGGCGAATAG
- a CDS encoding response regulator has translation MAKILIADDDEEQRLWFRQILASYDCQVFEAASGWDAVELAILEKPDLIFLDYRMPQVNGWDAIRVLRMKEELRSIPVVMITAKHFDSSSQDTIRSEIDGFIEKPLSKDKILETIKEACGGLNPKDL, from the coding sequence ATGGCCAAAATATTAATCGCGGACGACGATGAGGAGCAACGTTTGTGGTTTCGCCAAATTTTAGCGAGCTACGACTGCCAGGTTTTCGAAGCGGCCAGCGGTTGGGACGCGGTGGAGCTGGCGATTTTGGAGAAACCCGACTTGATTTTCCTTGATTACCGGATGCCGCAGGTCAACGGCTGGGACGCCATCCGTGTGCTTCGGATGAAAGAGGAGCTTCGATCCATCCCGGTGGTCATGATCACGGCCAAGCATTTTGACAGCTCATCCCAGGATACGATCCGCAGTGAAATCGACGGCTTCATCGAGAAGCCGCTGAGCAAGGACAAAATTTTAGAAACCATCAAAGAAGCATGCGGCGGATTAAATCCTAAAGATTTATAA
- a CDS encoding succinate dehydrogenase/fumarate reductase iron-sulfur subunit, with the protein MNFTLRVWRQKSPGAPGKLVAYEADNVTGDMSFLEMLDMVNEKLLAKGEEPIAFDSDCREGICGMCSLVINGRAHGPQKGTATCQLFMRSFKNGATITIEPFRAAAFPPVKDLTVDRSSFDRIMAAGGFVSVGTGQAPDANATLIPKNTAEAAMDAAACIGCGACVAACPNASAMLFVSAKVSHLALLPQGAPERDRRAPAMVRQMDAEGFGNCSNEAECEAACPKEIKLGNIARLNRELLRAGFCSQEETKKTGGG; encoded by the coding sequence ATGAATTTCACGTTAAGGGTTTGGCGGCAAAAATCCCCCGGCGCGCCGGGCAAACTGGTGGCTTACGAAGCCGACAACGTGACCGGCGACATGTCCTTTCTGGAAATGCTCGACATGGTCAACGAGAAGCTATTGGCCAAGGGCGAAGAACCCATCGCCTTTGATTCCGACTGCCGCGAAGGCATCTGCGGCATGTGCAGCTTGGTCATCAACGGCCGGGCGCACGGCCCGCAGAAAGGGACGGCCACGTGCCAGCTCTTTATGCGCTCCTTCAAAAACGGCGCCACCATCACCATCGAACCGTTCCGTGCCGCCGCCTTTCCCCCCGTTAAAGATTTAACGGTCGACCGTTCGTCGTTCGACCGCATCATGGCGGCCGGCGGTTTTGTCTCCGTCGGCACCGGGCAAGCCCCGGACGCCAACGCCACGCTGATTCCAAAAAATACCGCCGAAGCGGCGATGGATGCGGCCGCTTGCATCGGCTGCGGCGCCTGCGTGGCCGCCTGCCCCAATGCCTCGGCCATGCTGTTCGTTTCAGCCAAGGTTTCCCATTTGGCATTGCTGCCGCAAGGCGCGCCGGAGCGTGACCGACGGGCGCCGGCCATGGTCCGTCAAATGGATGCCGAAGGTTTCGGCAATTGCTCCAATGAAGCCGAGTGCGAAGCCGCCTGTCCCAAAGAAATCAAACTCGGCAATATCGCCCGATTGAACCGCGAATTACTTCGCGCCGGATTTTGTTCGCAAGAAGAAACGAAGAAAACCGGCGGCGGGTAA
- the gcvPB gene encoding aminomethyl-transferring glycine dehydrogenase subunit GcvPB: MLPTLYELSTEGRRAVRFPKGSTHPWQKIPSGLLRTKAPKLPEVTELDAVRHFTQASQLNYSVDTQFYPLGSCTMKYNPKACFRLAFHPAFAGAHPESPAWAIQGTLRAVKDFENGLLEITGMDAITLAPAAGAHAELVGILITNAYFRDKGESKQRKKIIIPDSAHGTNPASAALGGYEVVTIKSNRRGRINLEDLKAHLDETTALVMMTVPNTLGLFEDQIMEAARLVHNVGAQMYMDGANMNALMGIVKPGSLGFDMMHLNLHKTFSVPHGGGGPGAGVLLVKRHLEPFLPVPRIAEKNGELTVEDNAPKSIGRIRSFHGSTGNLLWAAAYLDLLGKEGVFDVSKQAILNANYLRVLLTEAGLTPYDDGPCMHEAVFTVDPKKLNGVRTLDIAKRLLDFGFYAPTVYFPLIVPEAIMVEPTETESPETLEAFAQAVKTILEEARTNPDHVKSAPHKLPVRRLDEVTAARSPVLRWRQ, translated from the coding sequence ATGTTGCCGACTTTATACGAGCTCTCGACCGAAGGCCGCCGGGCTGTTCGCTTCCCCAAAGGGTCCACGCACCCCTGGCAAAAAATTCCCTCCGGACTTTTGCGCACAAAAGCGCCCAAGCTTCCCGAAGTGACCGAGCTCGATGCCGTGCGTCATTTCACCCAAGCCAGCCAGCTCAATTACTCGGTGGATACCCAGTTTTATCCTTTGGGTTCATGCACCATGAAATACAATCCTAAAGCCTGTTTCCGCCTGGCCTTTCATCCGGCATTCGCGGGCGCTCACCCGGAATCCCCCGCCTGGGCTATTCAAGGGACGTTGCGGGCGGTCAAAGATTTTGAAAACGGCCTGCTTGAGATCACGGGCATGGATGCCATCACCTTAGCGCCGGCCGCCGGCGCGCACGCCGAATTGGTCGGCATTTTAATAACCAACGCTTATTTCAGGGATAAAGGCGAATCCAAACAGCGCAAAAAAATCATCATCCCGGACTCGGCCCACGGCACCAATCCCGCCTCGGCGGCCTTAGGCGGCTATGAAGTGGTTACGATCAAATCCAACCGGCGCGGCCGCATCAATCTCGAGGATTTGAAAGCCCACCTGGATGAAACCACGGCCTTGGTCATGATGACCGTGCCCAACACCTTGGGGCTTTTTGAAGACCAGATCATGGAAGCGGCCCGCTTGGTCCATAACGTCGGCGCGCAAATGTATATGGACGGCGCCAATATGAACGCCTTGATGGGCATCGTCAAACCGGGAAGTTTAGGTTTCGACATGATGCATTTGAACCTGCATAAGACGTTTTCCGTTCCTCACGGCGGCGGCGGCCCGGGAGCCGGCGTTCTTCTCGTTAAACGGCACCTTGAGCCTTTTTTGCCTGTGCCCAGAATCGCGGAAAAAAACGGGGAATTGACCGTCGAAGACAACGCTCCTAAATCCATCGGCCGCATCCGCTCGTTCCATGGCTCCACCGGCAATTTACTCTGGGCCGCGGCTTACCTCGACCTTCTGGGCAAAGAAGGCGTTTTCGACGTCTCCAAACAAGCGATTTTAAATGCCAACTATTTGCGGGTGCTCTTAACAGAAGCCGGCCTGACGCCCTATGACGACGGGCCCTGCATGCATGAAGCCGTATTCACCGTCGACCCTAAAAAACTCAACGGGGTTCGCACCTTGGATATCGCCAAACGATTGCTTGATTTCGGTTTTTACGCGCCGACCGTTTATTTCCCCCTCATCGTTCCCGAAGCCATCATGGTGGAGCCCACGGAAACCGAATCCCCGGAAACGTTGGAAGCCTTCGCTCAAGCCGTCAAAACAATTTTGGAAGAAGCCCGGACCAACCCGGATCACGTCAAATCCGCGCCCCACAAGCTTCCCGTGCGCCGCTTGGACGAAGTCACCGCAGCCAGAAGCCCGGTGCTGCGCTGGCGTCAATAG
- a CDS encoding fumarate reductase/succinate dehydrogenase flavoprotein subunit yields the protein MTELNSRIPSGPLDQKWDKHRFDLKLVNPANKRKFDIVVVGTGLAGASAAASLAELGYNVKVVCLQDSPRRAHSIAAQGGINAAKNYPNDGDSVRRLFYDTIKGGDFRSREANVYRLAQISNAIIDQCVAQGVPFAREYGGTLANRSFGGAQVSRTFYARGQTGQQLLLGAYSALMRQAGLGQATIFPRREMLDLVIVDGAARGIVARNLVTGKIETYAGHAVILATGGYGNVFYLSTNALSCNVTAAWRAHKRGAFFANPCYTQIHPTCIPVSGNHQSKLTLMSESLRNDGRVWVPKTKGDKRPPSAIPEEERDYYLERKYPSFGNLVPRDVASRNAKQMTDDGRGVGETGLSVYLDFTDAIKRLGTDKIREKYGNLFDMYRHITAENPYETPMRIYPAVHYTMGGLWVDYNLMTTIPGLFCLGEANFSDHGANRLGASALMQGLADGYFVIPYTLGGYLASSKLPRADAHPAFKETAAAVEEKTKGLLAANGKRTPNDFHKQLGALMWDYCGMSRNEKGLKSLLAKIPEIREEFRTNVNIAGGSDDFNQTLEKAGRVADYLEFAELIARDALERRESCGGHFRDEYQTPDGEAKRDDQNFCHVAAWEFKGVGQTPLRHQEPLAFEDVHLTQRNYA from the coding sequence ATGACGGAACTCAACTCCCGCATTCCGTCCGGCCCTCTGGACCAAAAATGGGACAAGCATCGTTTTGACTTAAAACTGGTCAACCCAGCCAATAAACGCAAATTCGACATTGTCGTGGTGGGCACGGGTTTAGCCGGCGCCAGCGCAGCCGCTTCTCTCGCCGAACTCGGCTACAATGTCAAAGTCGTCTGCCTACAGGACAGCCCGCGCCGCGCGCATTCCATCGCAGCCCAAGGCGGCATCAACGCCGCAAAAAATTATCCCAACGACGGCGACAGCGTCCGGCGCCTCTTCTACGATACCATCAAAGGCGGGGATTTCAGGTCCAGGGAGGCCAATGTTTACAGACTGGCCCAAATCAGCAACGCGATCATCGATCAATGCGTAGCTCAAGGCGTGCCCTTCGCCCGGGAATACGGCGGGACTCTGGCCAACCGCTCTTTCGGCGGCGCCCAGGTTTCAAGGACGTTTTATGCCCGAGGCCAAACCGGCCAGCAGCTTCTGTTGGGCGCTTACAGCGCCTTAATGCGCCAGGCAGGGTTGGGCCAGGCGACAATTTTCCCCCGGCGGGAAATGCTCGATTTGGTGATTGTCGACGGTGCGGCGCGCGGCATTGTGGCGCGCAACCTGGTCACCGGAAAAATCGAAACATACGCCGGCCATGCCGTGATTTTGGCCACCGGCGGCTACGGCAATGTTTTTTACCTCTCCACCAATGCCTTATCCTGCAATGTGACGGCCGCCTGGCGGGCGCATAAACGCGGGGCCTTTTTCGCCAATCCCTGCTACACCCAAATCCACCCGACCTGCATCCCGGTTTCCGGAAACCACCAATCCAAACTGACCCTCATGAGCGAGAGCCTGCGCAACGATGGGCGCGTGTGGGTGCCCAAAACAAAAGGGGACAAGCGCCCCCCGTCGGCCATCCCCGAAGAGGAGCGCGATTATTATCTGGAGCGCAAATACCCCAGTTTCGGCAATCTGGTGCCGCGCGACGTCGCTTCAAGAAACGCCAAGCAGATGACCGATGACGGGCGGGGCGTGGGCGAAACGGGTTTATCGGTGTACCTCGATTTTACCGACGCCATCAAACGCCTCGGAACCGATAAAATCCGGGAAAAATACGGCAATCTCTTCGACATGTACCGGCACATCACCGCTGAGAACCCCTATGAGACGCCGATGCGCATTTACCCGGCCGTTCATTACACCATGGGCGGCTTATGGGTGGACTACAATCTCATGACCACGATCCCGGGCCTGTTTTGTCTGGGGGAAGCGAATTTTTCCGATCATGGCGCGAACCGTCTGGGGGCGTCGGCTCTGATGCAGGGCTTGGCGGACGGCTATTTCGTCATCCCGTATACGCTGGGCGGATACCTGGCCTCATCAAAATTGCCGCGCGCCGACGCTCATCCGGCGTTCAAGGAAACGGCGGCCGCCGTCGAAGAAAAAACCAAAGGGCTGCTTGCCGCCAACGGCAAACGAACGCCGAATGATTTTCATAAACAACTCGGCGCTCTCATGTGGGATTATTGCGGCATGTCCCGCAATGAAAAAGGCCTCAAATCACTCCTGGCTAAAATCCCTGAAATCCGCGAGGAATTCCGGACCAACGTCAACATCGCGGGCGGCAGCGACGATTTCAACCAAACCTTGGAAAAAGCGGGCCGGGTAGCCGACTACCTGGAATTCGCCGAACTCATCGCGCGCGACGCCTTGGAGCGCCGGGAATCGTGCGGCGGGCATTTCCGGGATGAATACCAAACGCCCGACGGCGAAGCCAAACGCGACGATCAAAATTTTTGCCATGTGGCCGCTTGGGAATTTAAAGGCGTGGGCCAAACGCCGCTGCGCCACCAGGAACCCTTGGCCTTCGAGGACGTTCATTTGACCCAAAGGAACTACGCCTAA
- a CDS encoding response regulator, whose translation MIMTSIIQQIRDASPEIKGGSPGASGENGLILMVYIESEGGMSGKTKVLVIDDDEGVVKFIQALLDENGYQVEMATQAHEGLAAVRRWQPDLVILDVYMPNLDGLDLLAYLKGGPSSKPLRIIMLTSADTIKSTETAFHLGADAYLTKPIKPTRLLAKIKELMAGKADAS comes from the coding sequence ATGATCATGACGTCTATTATCCAACAAATACGCGATGCCTCCCCGGAAATCAAGGGCGGCTCCCCTGGCGCATCCGGGGAAAATGGGCTAATCTTGATGGTTTATATTGAAAGCGAGGGAGGCATGTCCGGCAAAACAAAAGTATTGGTTATCGACGACGACGAGGGAGTCGTCAAATTCATCCAGGCCCTGCTCGATGAGAACGGCTATCAGGTGGAAATGGCTACGCAAGCGCATGAGGGTTTGGCTGCGGTGCGGCGTTGGCAGCCGGACTTGGTCATCCTGGATGTGTATATGCCCAACCTGGACGGTCTTGATTTATTGGCCTATTTAAAGGGAGGCCCTTCCTCCAAACCTCTGCGCATCATCATGTTGACTTCGGCGGATACCATCAAAAGCACGGAAACGGCCTTTCATTTGGGCGCCGACGCTTATTTGACCAAACCCATCAAGCCCACTCGTCTGCTGGCCAAAATTAAAGAGCTGATGGCCGGCAAGGCGGATGCTTCGTGA
- a CDS encoding MASE1 domain-containing protein, protein MKIDSGRFIPFLKESAVNAAIAAVYVATAKLGFLLAIDPGNVCAVWFPSGIALVALLFAGNQFWPGIWLGSFIANSWFFIEHNPFAWSSLWLSFCIATGSTNQAALGSYLIQKIIGRRSLLDRARSVLMFVGIEAAVCTIAASIGIATLVHGGFLPWSHAPYAWLTWWIGDLVGVLLIAPLFLSGRYLTPISWAGSRVLEAVVLTAATLGTSIVVFGGVLKVGAAYYPIAFVLMAHIFWAAFRFGPFSVSFCCLLISACAVVGTMHELGPFSKGEFRESLLFLQAFVGFLSAMGLSLAAAITEQRQSETRLQTEVDWRRRTQEDLQKAKEQAEEANEAKSRFLAKISHELRTPLNAIIGMADILSETRLDAEQRKFLQTLTKASGTLMDQINDLLDLAKIEAGKMEVQKIVFNLEEIVAMVCEIAAIRASRKQLELVADIKPDVPCMLIGDPGCLRHILLNLVGNAVKYTDRGEVIVTVEKDPGGNSNCLRFMVADTGLGIPADKQDKIFEAFTQASTLAAGYRGGSGLGLTIARHLVGLLGGRIWFESREGQGSRFFFSAVFEKPQQGDDDAAAAPGLAGRRLLLVEDHAATQAVIGEMLKPCGAQVTSVAGAREALGKLQEAQQEGRRYDILLVDGSLPDYSWLQFVAKLEAMRDTVGTTIMMLTALDRAAEMMGSQRLNILAYVIKPVRRSELWNALSSAGQKLAMPAVEPPPAVGPVPAASSPQILLAEDAEDNRLVVLTYLKNLSCRIDIAQDGRAALAMFKSGNYGLILMDMQMPEMDGYEATVAIRQWEKEHGRPPVPIIALTAYALNEEIRRCLDAGCNLHLAKPIKKSVLLPAVLAHIGSPALLAAGSQDDREGDGVDVEIRDLIPIFLTNRRADIGQMRSALSRKDFLLIEHTGHKIKGVSGSYGFDSLGQIGAALEKAAAAKSAQAVERHLVEMEHWFERLGPLRESH, encoded by the coding sequence GTGAAAATCGATTCCGGCCGTTTTATCCCGTTTCTTAAGGAAAGCGCGGTGAACGCGGCGATCGCCGCCGTTTATGTAGCGACGGCCAAGTTGGGGTTTCTTCTGGCGATCGATCCCGGCAATGTTTGCGCCGTTTGGTTTCCATCCGGAATCGCTTTGGTGGCGTTGCTTTTTGCGGGCAATCAATTTTGGCCCGGCATTTGGCTCGGTTCGTTCATCGCGAATTCCTGGTTTTTTATCGAACACAATCCGTTCGCCTGGTCGTCGTTGTGGTTGAGTTTCTGCATTGCCACAGGCTCGACGAATCAGGCTGCGCTGGGGTCTTATCTGATCCAAAAAATAATCGGCCGGCGATCGCTGCTTGACAGGGCGCGCAGCGTTTTAATGTTCGTCGGCATTGAAGCCGCGGTCTGCACCATCGCCGCTTCGATCGGGATCGCGACCCTGGTTCATGGAGGATTCCTTCCATGGAGCCATGCTCCCTACGCCTGGCTGACGTGGTGGATCGGGGACTTGGTCGGCGTTCTGTTGATCGCGCCTCTTTTTCTGAGCGGCCGGTATTTGACGCCGATCTCATGGGCCGGGAGCCGGGTGTTGGAAGCCGTTGTTTTGACGGCGGCCACGCTGGGTACCTCCATCGTGGTTTTCGGCGGCGTGCTGAAAGTCGGAGCGGCTTATTATCCTATCGCCTTCGTGCTGATGGCCCATATTTTTTGGGCGGCGTTTCGATTCGGCCCCTTCAGCGTTTCCTTTTGCTGTCTGTTGATCAGCGCTTGCGCTGTTGTGGGAACCATGCACGAATTGGGTCCTTTTTCTAAAGGCGAATTTCGCGAGTCGCTGCTTTTTCTTCAGGCTTTTGTCGGTTTTCTAAGCGCCATGGGTTTAAGCCTGGCCGCCGCGATCACCGAACAGAGGCAATCCGAGACACGATTGCAAACGGAGGTCGATTGGCGCCGGCGGACGCAGGAGGATTTGCAAAAAGCCAAAGAGCAGGCGGAAGAGGCCAATGAGGCTAAAAGCCGGTTTTTGGCCAAAATCAGCCATGAGTTGAGAACCCCGCTAAACGCCATTATCGGCATGGCGGATATTCTTTCCGAGACGCGGTTGGACGCCGAACAGCGCAAATTCCTGCAGACGTTGACCAAGGCCAGCGGCACGCTGATGGATCAGATCAACGATCTTCTCGATCTCGCCAAAATCGAGGCGGGCAAGATGGAGGTCCAGAAGATCGTCTTCAACCTTGAAGAGATTGTCGCCATGGTTTGCGAAATCGCGGCGATTCGGGCCAGCCGGAAACAATTGGAGTTGGTGGCTGACATCAAGCCGGATGTGCCCTGCATGCTGATCGGAGACCCGGGGTGCTTGCGGCATATCTTGCTCAATCTCGTCGGCAATGCCGTCAAATATACGGATCGTGGCGAAGTGATCGTCACGGTGGAAAAAGACCCCGGCGGCAATAGCAACTGTTTGCGTTTTATGGTCGCGGATACCGGTTTGGGTATTCCCGCGGACAAGCAGGATAAAATTTTCGAAGCCTTTACCCAAGCGTCAACCCTTGCGGCCGGATATCGCGGCGGCAGCGGCTTAGGACTCACCATTGCGCGTCATTTGGTCGGGCTTCTGGGAGGGCGGATTTGGTTCGAAAGCAGGGAAGGCCAGGGCAGCCGGTTCTTTTTTTCTGCGGTTTTTGAGAAACCTCAGCAGGGAGACGACGATGCGGCGGCAGCTCCCGGTTTAGCCGGCCGCCGGCTGTTGTTGGTCGAAGATCATGCCGCAACGCAGGCCGTGATCGGAGAAATGCTCAAACCTTGCGGCGCCCAGGTGACGTCCGTTGCGGGCGCTCGAGAAGCCCTGGGCAAACTTCAAGAGGCGCAGCAGGAGGGCCGCCGCTATGACATTTTGCTCGTTGACGGCAGTCTGCCGGATTATTCTTGGCTGCAATTCGTCGCCAAGCTTGAGGCGATGCGCGATACGGTCGGCACGACGATCATGATGCTAACCGCGCTTGATCGAGCCGCGGAGATGATGGGGTCTCAGCGCCTCAATATTCTCGCTTATGTGATTAAACCGGTCCGCAGGTCGGAACTTTGGAACGCTCTGTCGAGCGCCGGCCAAAAATTGGCGATGCCTGCCGTTGAGCCGCCGCCCGCCGTTGGTCCGGTTCCGGCGGCCTCGTCGCCTCAAATTTTATTGGCGGAGGATGCTGAAGACAACCGGCTCGTGGTGTTGACCTACCTGAAGAATTTATCCTGCCGTATCGATATCGCCCAGGATGGCCGGGCCGCTTTAGCGATGTTTAAATCCGGAAATTACGGCCTCATCCTCATGGATATGCAAATGCCGGAGATGGATGGTTATGAAGCCACGGTGGCGATCCGTCAATGGGAAAAAGAGCACGGCCGGCCACCGGTGCCGATCATTGCCTTGACCGCCTATGCGTTAAATGAAGAGATTCGCCGCTGTCTGGACGCCGGCTGCAACCTTCATTTGGCCAAGCCCATTAAGAAAAGCGTTCTTCTGCCGGCTGTTTTGGCGCATATCGGGTCGCCCGCGCTTTTGGCGGCCGGATCGCAAGACGATCGCGAGGGCGACGGCGTTGACGTGGAGATCAGGGATTTGATCCCTATTTTTTTGACGAATCGGCGCGCCGATATCGGTCAGATGCGTTCGGCCCTGTCCCGGAAGGATTTTTTATTGATCGAGCATACCGGGCACAAAATCAAGGGCGTTTCAGGCAGTTACGGTTTCGATTCATTGGGCCAAATCGGCGCGGCCCTGGAAAAAGCCGCAGCAGCCAAATCCGCGCAGGCCGTTGAGCGTCATCTCGTTGAAATGGAACATTGGTTTGAACGTCTTGGTCCGTTGCGGGAGAGTCATTGA
- a CDS encoding succinate dehydrogenase cytochrome b subunit, giving the protein MGWLTRLLSSSIGKKTLVAAAGLLLCGFLITHLAGNLLLVAGENSFNRYAEALESNPLIIPAELVLALLFLGHIVMSLRVKYENRKARPAAYVMSVAKGGRTPGSRTMIYSGLILLAFVIIHIKTFKFGDKSFGLYRLVIDSFQNNLYTAFYVLAMALLGFHLSHGFWSAFQTLGVSHPKYTPLIKRTGLVFAVVIAGGFAFLPLWARFSGSSMP; this is encoded by the coding sequence ATGGGCTGGCTGACCCGGCTTCTCTCCTCCTCCATCGGGAAAAAAACCTTGGTGGCTGCGGCCGGTCTGTTGCTGTGCGGTTTCCTCATCACGCACTTGGCCGGCAATCTGCTGCTCGTTGCCGGAGAAAATTCCTTCAACCGCTATGCCGAGGCCCTGGAAAGCAACCCGTTGATCATTCCGGCGGAGCTTGTCCTGGCCCTTTTATTTCTGGGCCATATCGTGATGTCGCTTAGGGTCAAATACGAAAATCGAAAAGCCAGGCCGGCGGCTTATGTTATGAGCGTGGCCAAAGGCGGCCGGACTCCGGGATCGCGCACCATGATCTACTCCGGTTTGATTCTGCTCGCCTTTGTGATCATCCACATTAAGACGTTTAAGTTCGGCGACAAATCATTCGGCCTTTACCGGCTGGTCATCGACTCTTTTCAAAACAATCTCTACACCGCCTTCTATGTGCTGGCCATGGCGCTGCTGGGGTTTCACTTAAGCCACGGTTTCTGGAGCGCATTTCAAACCTTGGGGGTGAGCCATCCTAAATATACCCCCCTCATCAAACGCACGGGCCTGGTCTTCGCCGTCGTGATCGCCGGCGGGTTCGCTTTCCTGCCGCTTTGGGCCCGTTTTAGCGGCAGTTCCATGCCATGA